In Bacteriovorax stolpii, a single genomic region encodes these proteins:
- a CDS encoding ABC transporter substrate-binding protein, giving the protein MKKSLAVYSLFLVLAFFYGCNKKEAVKNDKILNMALTSEISTLDPVNSYDNVSGMVIYNICEQLYDYHYLNRPYELKPLLAEGMPVIENNGQRYVIKIKKNIRYHDHPAFKGQPRFVTAQDFITQFKRLSYNPLNSTGWWVVDGAIKGVNEFKKTVGDDFEKFKSTSISGIKAPDDHTLIIELTQPSPQFIYKLSMSFISPVPLEVIEHDKNDLSHNPIGTGPFYLTKMDAAKEITLAKFPHYHESFYPSEGDRYANSRGLLKDSGEKIPFIDGIKFVVVNDNKTRWELFNQYKLDFIVLPQDFYTQVFDDVGNLREDIKAKNIRLQTMPTLTYWWLAFNMKDPLLGKNLNLRKAIAYAADMDKYIQLFTNNTGQRANSILPPGILGYDTSATLPYEYNLEKAKEYLAKAGYPGGKGLPELIYDTRAESKISNAQAEYYKTQLALIGIKIKIVQNNFKQYLEKSRTGHLQFFQDGWTLDYPDAENIFQLLTSSNHPPGPNASFYSNPQVDAMYEKMSKLPDGEEKKALIEKMEKTVNDDLPWIMQYYSRNFILYHDYVKNYRPSDLIWSYPKYLRVK; this is encoded by the coding sequence ATGAAAAAATCACTGGCAGTCTATAGTCTCTTTCTCGTTCTGGCCTTTTTCTACGGTTGTAATAAAAAAGAAGCCGTTAAGAATGACAAGATTTTGAATATGGCACTGACCAGTGAGATCTCAACCCTCGATCCGGTCAACTCATACGATAACGTTTCGGGGATGGTTATCTACAACATCTGTGAGCAGTTATACGACTACCATTACCTAAACCGCCCTTATGAATTAAAGCCTCTGCTCGCTGAAGGAATGCCGGTTATTGAAAACAATGGCCAGCGCTACGTGATCAAGATTAAGAAAAATATTCGCTATCACGACCACCCGGCCTTCAAAGGCCAGCCTCGTTTCGTAACAGCTCAGGACTTCATTACTCAGTTTAAGCGCCTTTCTTATAATCCACTCAACTCTACTGGATGGTGGGTTGTTGATGGGGCCATTAAAGGAGTCAATGAGTTTAAAAAGACTGTTGGCGATGACTTCGAGAAATTTAAATCGACATCAATCTCTGGTATCAAAGCTCCAGATGATCACACATTAATTATTGAGCTTACTCAACCCTCTCCTCAGTTCATTTATAAATTGTCGATGAGTTTTATTTCTCCAGTACCACTGGAAGTTATCGAGCATGATAAAAATGATTTAAGCCACAACCCGATTGGAACCGGGCCTTTCTATCTGACAAAGATGGATGCGGCCAAAGAAATCACGTTGGCAAAATTCCCACACTACCACGAGAGCTTTTACCCTTCTGAAGGGGACCGCTACGCTAACAGCCGCGGGCTTCTAAAAGACAGTGGTGAAAAAATCCCATTTATTGATGGAATTAAGTTCGTTGTGGTTAACGACAATAAAACTCGCTGGGAACTATTTAATCAGTACAAGTTAGACTTCATTGTTCTTCCCCAAGATTTCTACACTCAGGTTTTTGACGATGTCGGGAATCTAAGAGAAGACATTAAAGCAAAAAACATCCGTCTGCAGACCATGCCAACTCTGACTTACTGGTGGCTGGCCTTCAACATGAAGGACCCCTTACTAGGAAAGAACCTGAACTTGAGAAAGGCGATTGCTTACGCGGCCGACATGGATAAGTATATCCAGCTCTTCACTAACAATACCGGGCAAAGAGCAAACTCAATTCTTCCTCCGGGAATTTTAGGTTACGACACTTCGGCCACTCTGCCTTACGAGTACAACCTGGAAAAGGCCAAAGAATACCTGGCCAAAGCAGGATACCCGGGAGGAAAAGGTCTCCCAGAATTGATTTACGATACAAGAGCTGAATCAAAAATCAGTAACGCTCAGGCCGAGTATTACAAAACTCAGCTGGCACTAATTGGAATAAAAATTAAGATTGTTCAAAACAACTTTAAGCAGTACTTGGAAAAATCGCGCACCGGTCACCTACAATTCTTCCAGGATGGCTGGACGCTTGATTACCCGGATGCTGAAAACATTTTCCAGCTTCTGACTTCATCGAATCACCCTCCAGGGCCGAACGCTTCTTTCTACTCTAACCCGCAAGTCGATGCGATGTACGAGAAGATGAGCAAGCTTCCTGATGGTGAAGAGAAAAAAGCATTGATTGAAAAAATGGAAAAAACTGTCAATGACGATCTTCCATGGATCATGCAGTACTACTCGAGAAACTTCATTCTTTACCATGACTACGTAAAGAACTACCGCCCTTCAGACTTGATCTGGAGCTACCCGAAGTACTTACGAGTTAAGTAA
- the alaS gene encoding alanine--tRNA ligase, with translation METKLTGQQIREKFATYFAKKSHEKVASSSLIPHNDKTLLFCNAGMNQFKDYFTGKAVATNKRAVSIQKCVRAGGKHNDLENVGHTARHHTFFEMLGNFSFGDYFKEDAIKFAWEFLTEELKIPKEKLYVTVHYSDDEARALWKKVAGLTDERIFNKGDKDNFWEMGEYGPCGPCSEIFFDHGEEYTDTTLVRQDPNDLLEDEKRYVEIWNLVFMQFEKTPEGKFSLPKPSIDTGAGLERVAAALQGVYNNYNTDIFAPIMRKIEEVSGKKYEPNSKDEKTKAAFRVVADHIRSATMLITDGAIPSNEGRGYVLRRIIRRAVKYLNELGVKEVSFYKLIPAVFESLGAEYPQNAANAELAVKLLELEERKFRETLENGLKYLHEALAKEVTNKIFSGKAAFRLYDTFGFPVDLTEMYLADQGIALDHEGFEKAMKEQKELSKKSWKGGLDNSDKVFHAVKEKNGATNFVGYDKLEVEAKLVDVIDMGEAKGLVFDTTSFYGESGGQVGDIGVVKAGKNILAHIDDTQKPVDGLHVHISKDADALEVGKSYTLSVDAHTRALTMRNHSATHLLQSALIKVLGAHVKQAGSVVTSEKLRFDFTHLQAMTKEEIQKVEDLVNQEIQKAHSVSADHMSMDEAQKKGAMALFGEKYGNVVRVLTMGDFSTELCGGTHVRNTGDIGLITILSESSLATGVRRIEATTSETAVNYLSHRSNLLKKVEGMFMDKEERALAKLENLFKDLKDKQKEIEALKDKIMASESKDLFSNVENIGGVDVAIVEAPADSDLRKLSDMFVSKFQNGAVVLYNTSGDKATVLVRATKGVSKLNAGDALKEILSVVNGRGGGKPDMAQGSGDASLLAKIAPQAKTVLKSKLG, from the coding sequence ATGGAAACAAAACTGACTGGACAACAAATTAGAGAAAAATTTGCAACCTACTTTGCGAAAAAATCGCATGAGAAGGTGGCCTCGAGTTCTTTAATCCCTCATAACGATAAAACTCTTCTCTTCTGTAACGCCGGAATGAACCAGTTTAAAGATTATTTTACTGGTAAAGCAGTTGCGACTAACAAGCGTGCCGTGAGCATTCAGAAATGTGTACGCGCTGGTGGTAAACACAACGATCTTGAAAACGTAGGACACACAGCTCGTCACCACACATTCTTTGAAATGCTTGGTAACTTTTCTTTTGGTGATTACTTTAAAGAAGACGCTATTAAGTTTGCCTGGGAATTTTTAACTGAAGAATTAAAAATCCCGAAAGAAAAACTATATGTCACAGTTCACTACTCTGATGATGAAGCCCGTGCTCTTTGGAAAAAAGTTGCAGGCCTCACAGACGAGCGCATTTTCAACAAAGGTGATAAAGATAACTTCTGGGAGATGGGAGAATACGGGCCATGCGGTCCTTGTTCTGAAATCTTCTTTGATCACGGAGAAGAATACACTGATACAACTCTCGTCAGACAAGACCCAAACGATTTACTTGAAGACGAAAAAAGATATGTTGAAATCTGGAACCTGGTTTTCATGCAATTTGAAAAAACTCCAGAAGGAAAGTTCTCTCTTCCAAAACCATCTATTGATACCGGTGCTGGTCTTGAGCGCGTAGCAGCTGCTCTTCAAGGTGTTTATAACAACTACAACACCGATATTTTTGCTCCCATCATGAGAAAGATTGAAGAAGTTTCTGGCAAAAAATACGAGCCAAACTCAAAAGACGAAAAAACAAAAGCAGCTTTCCGTGTTGTGGCCGACCACATCCGTTCAGCGACTATGTTAATTACAGATGGTGCTATTCCTTCTAACGAAGGACGTGGATACGTTCTAAGAAGAATTATCCGTCGCGCAGTAAAATACTTAAACGAGCTTGGAGTAAAAGAAGTTTCTTTCTACAAACTTATCCCTGCTGTTTTTGAATCTCTTGGAGCTGAGTACCCGCAAAACGCAGCTAACGCTGAACTTGCCGTAAAACTTCTTGAGCTTGAAGAAAGAAAATTCAGAGAGACACTGGAAAATGGTCTTAAGTATCTACACGAAGCTCTAGCTAAAGAAGTCACAAATAAAATCTTCTCTGGAAAAGCAGCTTTCAGACTATACGATACGTTCGGATTCCCGGTCGATTTAACAGAAATGTATCTTGCTGACCAAGGAATCGCTCTTGACCATGAAGGCTTTGAAAAGGCCATGAAAGAGCAAAAAGAACTTTCTAAGAAATCTTGGAAAGGAGGTCTTGATAACTCTGATAAAGTTTTCCACGCTGTTAAAGAAAAAAATGGTGCAACGAATTTCGTAGGCTACGACAAATTAGAAGTTGAAGCAAAACTTGTGGACGTTATCGACATGGGTGAAGCGAAAGGACTTGTTTTTGATACCACTAGTTTCTACGGCGAGTCCGGAGGACAGGTTGGTGATATCGGTGTGGTTAAAGCTGGAAAAAATATTCTTGCTCACATTGATGACACTCAAAAACCAGTTGATGGTCTTCATGTTCACATCTCAAAGGATGCAGACGCTCTTGAAGTTGGAAAGTCATATACACTTTCAGTTGATGCTCACACGAGAGCCTTAACAATGAGAAACCACTCGGCGACTCACTTACTTCAGTCTGCTTTAATTAAAGTTTTAGGTGCACACGTAAAACAAGCTGGATCAGTTGTAACAAGTGAAAAGCTGCGTTTCGACTTCACTCATCTTCAAGCGATGACAAAAGAAGAAATCCAGAAAGTAGAAGACCTAGTGAACCAGGAAATCCAAAAAGCTCACAGCGTAAGCGCTGATCATATGAGCATGGATGAAGCTCAGAAAAAAGGAGCAATGGCCCTTTTCGGTGAAAAATACGGAAATGTTGTCCGCGTTTTAACAATGGGTGATTTCTCGACAGAACTTTGTGGAGGAACACACGTAAGAAACACTGGGGACATTGGATTAATCACAATTTTAAGTGAATCATCTCTGGCGACAGGAGTTCGTCGTATCGAAGCGACAACGTCTGAGACAGCGGTTAATTACTTAAGCCATAGATCAAACCTTCTTAAGAAAGTTGAAGGGATGTTCATGGATAAAGAGGAGCGTGCCCTGGCAAAACTTGAAAATCTATTTAAAGATTTAAAGGATAAGCAAAAAGAAATCGAAGCCCTTAAAGACAAAATCATGGCGAGCGAATCTAAAGACCTCTTCAGCAACGTTGAAAATATCGGCGGTGTGGATGTGGCCATTGTTGAAGCTCCAGCTGACAGCGATTTAAGAAAGCTTTCGGATATGTTTGTGAGCAAGTTCCAAAACGGAGCTGTTGTTCTTTACAACACTAGCGGTGACAAAGCGACAGTACTTGTTCGCGCAACAAAAGGCGTATCTAAACTAAACGCCGGAGACGCTCTGAAAGAAATTCTTTCAGTCGTTAACGGACGCGGCGGTGGAAAGCCAGACATGGCCCAGGGTTCTGGGGATGCTAGCCTTCTAGCGAAGATCGCTCCACAAGCAAAAACGGTGCTTAAATCTAAACTAGGGTAA
- a CDS encoding TIGR02147 family protein produces the protein METTELPLSLFDFTDFKAFMLKKGLPSGMYSHDHHNLQNWSKRLGYKSASSLSMVLTGERLPSEDMIERLVKDFKMSGREERYFKLLVDLERKKTKNQDVNEHLKQIQKLSTEKNSYSIDLQQFSAISEWYYIALKQLISTDSFIEDENWIHKRLRKKVSVGQIKKALKDLEDLEIIKRDEANRLRVVKPGLITSNDIPSSAIKKHHYGMMELAQEALMEQEVEQRQINSTTMRIKKENLPEAKKFIFDFIKEFSSRFSELESEDVYQMNVQFFELTKQLKH, from the coding sequence ATGGAAACGACAGAACTGCCACTTAGTCTATTTGATTTCACGGATTTTAAGGCTTTCATGTTAAAGAAAGGCCTGCCTTCCGGGATGTATTCGCACGACCATCACAATCTACAGAATTGGTCGAAGCGCTTAGGTTATAAGTCGGCCAGCTCTCTTTCGATGGTTCTTACCGGAGAGCGCCTTCCCTCTGAAGATATGATCGAGCGCTTGGTTAAAGACTTTAAGATGAGCGGAAGAGAAGAGCGCTACTTTAAGCTTCTTGTCGACCTGGAAAGAAAAAAGACAAAAAACCAGGACGTTAACGAGCACCTCAAACAAATTCAGAAATTAAGTACAGAGAAAAATTCTTACTCAATCGACCTTCAGCAGTTTTCGGCCATCAGTGAGTGGTATTACATTGCGCTCAAGCAGCTCATTTCTACCGACTCTTTCATTGAAGATGAAAACTGGATTCATAAACGTTTAAGAAAAAAAGTCAGTGTCGGACAAATCAAAAAAGCTTTAAAAGACCTTGAAGATCTTGAAATCATCAAACGCGATGAAGCTAATCGTCTGCGCGTAGTGAAGCCGGGCCTCATTACTTCAAATGATATTCCTTCATCAGCTATTAAAAAGCACCACTACGGGATGATGGAGCTTGCTCAGGAAGCTCTGATGGAGCAGGAAGTGGAGCAAAGACAGATTAATAGTACGACAATGAGAATTAAAAAAGAGAACCTTCCTGAAGCAAAGAAATTTATCTTTGATTTTATTAAGGAGTTCTCGAGCCGTTTTTCAGAGTTAGAGTCGGAAGATGTCTACCAGATGAACGTACAGTTTTTCGAATTAACAAAACAGTTGAAGCACTAG
- a CDS encoding regulatory protein RecX, translating into MSKQAYSYLVKLLSSRDYSEHKLREKLREKKFPANEIEDALNEIKERGFLREEAYSEARIKGFMSKGYSASFIKQKLQQEKLDVSEEYIYEIFDEHRVSEAEQIKKLLAKKLKGLSEDKEEAHKERQKAIRFALSKGHNPGAVFKILKSNFNSAGIEIEPELF; encoded by the coding sequence CGAGAGATTATTCTGAGCATAAGCTTCGCGAAAAACTCCGTGAGAAAAAGTTTCCTGCAAACGAAATTGAAGATGCGCTTAACGAGATAAAGGAACGTGGTTTTCTTCGCGAAGAAGCTTACTCTGAAGCCCGTATCAAAGGCTTTATGAGCAAAGGATACTCGGCAAGCTTTATCAAACAAAAACTTCAGCAAGAAAAACTTGATGTTTCTGAAGAGTACATTTACGAAATCTTTGACGAACATAGAGTCAGTGAAGCTGAGCAAATTAAAAAATTATTAGCTAAAAAATTAAAAGGCCTTTCGGAAGATAAAGAAGAGGCCCACAAAGAGCGCCAAAAAGCGATTCGTTTTGCCCTCAGTAAGGGACATAATCCCGGAGCTGTTTTTAAAATCCTAAAGAGCAATTTCAACAGTGCCGGGATTGAAATAGAACCTGAGTTATTTTAA